A region of Desulforamulus hydrothermalis Lam5 = DSM 18033 DNA encodes the following proteins:
- a CDS encoding methyl-accepting chemotaxis protein, giving the protein MINRLRNYRPRQTTGRFSLGFKLSLGITLLIIFLMICVGINSYLRNRVIMLEEAQNRGWITARTVSAFAADYLRGNNTALLSNIMDHLERDPFVKKVAVLDLSGTVVMATDKNLINSKLTGQVVKTAITQNKDLLDYKTDIKGRPLTMVFVSPIAPRQQAPVGYFWMEADLSYISNHLLTTAYNQLYTSLLAIVAGLIISRLIIIRLVQRPVKALTEATDRVATGDFSGHVRVFNQDELGSLAAAFNTMTQHLSVLFQSIQTSVHDINYTAQIIYNRSEQSVLAAGKIMQSLREPEPSSPDNSPAEATLNQQEYLKEIKTACKKLMRYLDRLNSIALQFKFGEK; this is encoded by the coding sequence TTGATTAACAGATTAAGGAATTACCGGCCCCGCCAGACAACCGGCAGGTTCTCCTTGGGGTTTAAACTAAGTCTCGGCATTACCTTGCTGATTATTTTTCTTATGATTTGTGTAGGAATTAATTCTTATTTACGCAACCGGGTGATTATGCTGGAAGAAGCACAAAACCGCGGTTGGATAACGGCCAGAACCGTCAGCGCCTTTGCTGCCGACTACTTGCGCGGCAACAACACCGCCCTTTTAAGCAATATCATGGATCACCTGGAGCGGGACCCCTTTGTGAAAAAAGTGGCTGTTTTGGATTTATCCGGTACGGTGGTTATGGCAACAGATAAAAATTTAATAAACAGCAAACTTACCGGCCAGGTAGTTAAAACTGCCATAACACAAAACAAGGATTTACTTGATTATAAAACAGATATTAAAGGCCGTCCGCTGACGATGGTGTTTGTATCACCCATTGCCCCCCGCCAGCAAGCTCCGGTGGGTTATTTCTGGATGGAAGCAGATTTAAGTTATATCAGCAACCATTTGCTAACTACGGCCTATAATCAACTGTACACTTCTCTCCTGGCTATTGTGGCCGGGCTGATTATCAGCCGGCTTATTATCATCAGACTGGTGCAGCGTCCTGTCAAGGCGTTAACGGAGGCCACAGACCGTGTTGCAACCGGTGATTTTTCCGGCCACGTGCGGGTATTTAACCAAGATGAATTAGGCAGCCTGGCCGCCGCCTTTAACACCATGACTCAGCATTTAAGCGTTTTATTTCAATCAATCCAAACCTCTGTGCATGATATCAACTACACTGCCCAGATAATTTACAACAGATCAGAGCAGTCCGTTCTGGCTGCCGGAAAAATTATGCAATCTCTGAGGGAGCCGGAACCATCCTCACCGGACAACTCGCCCGCTGAAGCCACCCTAAACCAGCAGGAATACCTGAAAGAAATTAAAACTGCCTGCAAAAAACTTATGCGCTACCTGGATCGTCTCAACAGCATAGCCTTACAATTTAAGTTTGGCGAAAAATAG
- a CDS encoding DUF192 domain-containing protein yields MQLVNCTKNTIIAQQVNLADTFWLRLKGLLGRKHLPAGQALVLYPCSAVHTFFMQFAIDLVFLDKQGTVVRLQENMVPWRLSPYVPRAVVAVELPLGSIKAGCIEHGDTLAIVGGVKID; encoded by the coding sequence ATGCAATTGGTAAATTGTACTAAGAACACTATCATTGCACAACAGGTTAATCTGGCCGATACCTTTTGGCTGAGATTAAAAGGGTTACTGGGCCGCAAGCACCTGCCCGCCGGCCAGGCTTTAGTGCTTTATCCCTGTTCTGCGGTGCATACCTTTTTTATGCAGTTTGCCATAGACCTGGTCTTTCTGGACAAGCAAGGAACGGTTGTCCGTCTGCAGGAAAACATGGTGCCTTGGCGCCTCAGCCCATATGTCCCAAGGGCTGTTGTGGCAGTGGAATTACCCTTGGGCAGTATTAAAGCCGGCTGTATTGAACATGGCGATACACTGGCCATAGTCGGAGGTGTTAAAATTGATTAA
- a CDS encoding type II secretion system F family protein → MESWLYISIGLVFFAVSFGALVIYTFLFGQRLQMAQRIEQVVGSPAPVPVRELELSVPLYQRAIRPALAGIARLLARIMPAAREVELQKKTVAAGSPGNLNAREWMVIKYLGALGVGFLIWSWAGLTSKSLPQAVFLSGVGILVGWLGPDLYLQARIKQRKTQVEKALPDALDLLTVSVEAGLGFDGALMKVAEKTRGVLADEFAIMLQECHMGKPRREALRDMADRVAVDDLSGFCGSIILADTLGISMGNVLRTQARQMRQKRRQRSEEMAMKAPIKMLFPMVLFIFPAIFVILLGPAVLQIMKAFAN, encoded by the coding sequence ATGGAAAGTTGGCTGTACATTTCCATAGGGCTGGTTTTCTTTGCTGTTTCCTTCGGCGCCCTGGTAATTTACACATTTCTTTTTGGGCAGCGTTTGCAAATGGCCCAGCGCATCGAACAAGTAGTAGGTTCCCCCGCCCCGGTGCCGGTAAGGGAATTAGAATTAAGTGTACCCCTCTATCAAAGAGCCATCCGCCCTGCCCTGGCCGGCATTGCCAGGTTGCTGGCTCGCATCATGCCGGCTGCCCGGGAGGTTGAACTGCAAAAAAAAACAGTTGCGGCCGGCAGCCCGGGTAACCTTAATGCCCGGGAATGGATGGTTATTAAATACCTGGGTGCCCTCGGGGTTGGTTTCTTAATCTGGTCCTGGGCCGGGTTAACAAGCAAATCACTGCCTCAGGCCGTTTTTCTGTCAGGTGTGGGGATTCTTGTAGGCTGGCTGGGTCCTGACCTGTACCTGCAGGCCAGAATCAAACAGCGGAAAACCCAGGTGGAAAAAGCATTGCCCGATGCACTGGATTTATTAACGGTCAGTGTTGAAGCAGGCCTGGGATTTGACGGAGCTTTAATGAAAGTAGCTGAGAAGACCCGGGGCGTGCTGGCTGATGAATTTGCGATCATGCTGCAGGAATGTCATATGGGTAAACCACGCCGGGAAGCCCTGCGGGATATGGCCGACCGGGTAGCAGTGGATGACCTGTCGGGCTTTTGCGGTTCAATTATTCTGGCTGATACCCTGGGTATCAGCATGGGCAATGTTCTGCGCACCCAGGCCCGGCAAATGCGGCAAAAGCGCCGTCAGAGGAGTGAAGAAATGGCCATGAAAGCTCCCATAAAAATGTTATTTCCTATGGTACTGTTTATTTTCCCGGCCATCTTTGTTATTTTGTTAGGACCCGCCGTACTGCAAATCATGAAAGCCTTTGCCAATTAA
- a CDS encoding type II secretion system F family protein, translating to MSLDKIAMLVFIAGSLMILGIHQLLAGDRWEVNLRIKKLTAQSLRQRLNRNHLEDTGASAWRQLLERASRLFAKRAISKRMESELTKADIPLRGEEFVVLVLLAGLGSGLFFLMLTLNLVLGLIAALIGLLIPFFLVRLTRHKRLLKFNSQIGDALVIMSNSLRSGFSFLQAMDMVRKELPDPISKEFGRTFKEINLGTPAEEALQNMTQRVKSDDLDLLVTAVLIQRQVGGNLAEVLDNIAETIRERVRIKGQIRTLTAQGRISGYVIGLLPLALTAVMFVISPTYLMTLFTSPVGLLLVAAAVISELMGVFLIKKIVDIEV from the coding sequence ATGTCCCTGGATAAAATTGCGATGCTTGTTTTTATTGCCGGCAGCTTAATGATCCTGGGAATACACCAGCTTTTGGCCGGAGACAGATGGGAAGTAAACCTGCGCATAAAAAAATTAACCGCCCAATCCTTACGTCAGAGGTTAAACAGAAACCATCTTGAGGACACCGGCGCTTCCGCCTGGCGGCAATTATTAGAACGGGCAAGCCGTCTTTTTGCCAAGCGGGCCATCAGTAAACGAATGGAAAGCGAACTGACTAAAGCAGATATTCCCCTGCGTGGCGAAGAGTTTGTGGTTCTGGTTTTGCTGGCCGGTTTGGGCAGCGGCTTATTCTTTTTGATGTTAACTCTAAACCTGGTTTTAGGCCTGATAGCTGCCCTGATTGGCCTGCTGATACCGTTTTTCTTAGTCCGGCTGACCCGTCACAAAAGGTTGCTTAAATTTAACTCACAAATCGGTGATGCCCTGGTGATTATGTCAAACTCCTTGCGGTCCGGCTTTAGTTTTTTACAAGCTATGGATATGGTGCGCAAAGAATTGCCGGACCCTATATCCAAAGAGTTTGGCCGTACCTTTAAAGAAATTAACCTGGGTACGCCGGCAGAAGAAGCCTTGCAAAATATGACCCAGCGGGTAAAAAGCGATGATCTGGATTTGCTGGTAACAGCCGTTTTAATCCAGCGCCAGGTTGGCGGCAACCTGGCCGAAGTGCTGGATAATATTGCTGAAACCATCCGGGAGCGGGTACGTATTAAAGGTCAAATACGCACTCTGACCGCCCAGGGCAGAATTTCCGGGTATGTTATCGGTCTGCTGCCGCTGGCCTTGACGGCCGTCATGTTTGTCATCAGCCCAACTTATTTAATGACCTTATTCACCAGTCCGGTTGGTTTGCTTCTGGTGGCTGCCGCCGTTATTTCTGAACTGATGGGCGTTTTCCTGATTAAAAAGATTGTAGATATCGAGGTGTAA
- a CDS encoding CpaF family protein, which produces MSLLQRLEKQKILQQEQVEQPEFNHTRRDLRQHHKSQFQELTLTLHKKVIAKLKDLPEDVKENPDLLAQKIESLVNELLDEENENLARTQRQLIVAEIIDETIGFGPITPLLNDPNISEVMVNGPNQVYVERDGKLILTGVKFRDSAHVLHIIEKIVAPIGRRIDESMPMVDARLPDGSRVNAIIPPLALNGPTVTIRKFARDPYTVEDLIKFGTLTPQMAQFLEACVKARLNIVVSGGTGSGKTTTLNVLSSFIPADERIITIEDAAELQLRQEHVITLESRPPNIEGKGAITIRDLVRNSLRMRPERIVVGEVRSGEALDMLQAMNTGHDGSLTTGHANTPRDMLSRLETMVLMAGMDLPVRAIREQISSAIDLIIQQNRFRDGTRKITHITEVQGMEGEVIVLQDLFTFRQTGVDENGRVKGTFQSSGIRPKFIHRLESAGFKLPPDIFSPSVF; this is translated from the coding sequence ATGTCACTGTTACAAAGACTGGAAAAACAAAAAATTCTACAGCAGGAACAAGTTGAGCAACCTGAATTTAACCACACCCGGCGCGACCTGCGCCAGCATCACAAAAGCCAGTTCCAGGAACTTACCCTTACCCTCCATAAAAAGGTAATTGCCAAATTAAAAGATTTGCCGGAGGACGTTAAGGAAAACCCTGACTTATTAGCTCAAAAAATAGAAAGCCTGGTTAATGAATTGCTGGATGAAGAAAATGAAAATCTGGCCCGTACCCAGCGGCAGCTTATAGTGGCGGAAATTATTGATGAAACAATTGGCTTTGGCCCCATCACCCCGCTGCTTAACGACCCCAATATTTCAGAGGTAATGGTAAACGGCCCTAACCAGGTTTATGTAGAAAGGGACGGCAAATTAATCTTAACCGGCGTTAAATTTCGTGACAGCGCCCATGTTCTTCACATCATTGAAAAAATTGTCGCCCCCATTGGAAGACGGATTGATGAAAGCATGCCCATGGTGGATGCCCGTTTACCCGACGGCTCACGAGTCAATGCCATTATTCCGCCGCTGGCCTTAAACGGTCCTACTGTTACCATACGTAAATTTGCCAGGGATCCTTATACCGTAGAAGATTTAATTAAATTTGGCACCCTGACACCCCAAATGGCCCAGTTCCTGGAGGCCTGTGTAAAAGCCCGGCTTAACATTGTAGTTTCAGGCGGTACCGGCAGTGGTAAAACCACCACCTTAAACGTACTTTCCTCTTTTATCCCGGCGGATGAGAGAATTATCACCATAGAAGACGCGGCTGAACTTCAATTACGCCAGGAACATGTCATTACCTTGGAAAGCCGTCCGCCTAACATTGAAGGCAAGGGTGCCATCACTATCCGAGACCTGGTACGCAACAGTTTGCGTATGCGGCCGGAACGCATTGTGGTTGGTGAAGTGCGCAGCGGCGAAGCCTTGGATATGCTGCAAGCCATGAACACCGGCCATGACGGTTCCTTAACCACCGGCCATGCCAACACCCCGCGAGATATGTTATCCCGCTTGGAAACCATGGTGTTAATGGCCGGCATGGATCTTCCTGTACGAGCCATCCGGGAACAAATTTCTTCCGCTATCGACTTAATAATTCAGCAAAACCGTTTTCGAGACGGTACCCGTAAAATTACTCATATTACGGAAGTTCAAGGCATGGAAGGCGAGGTTATTGTGCTGCAAGACCTATTTACCTTCCGGCAAACCGGCGTAGACGAAAACGGCAGGGTTAAAGGCACCTTTCAAAGCAGCGGTATCCGGCCTAAATTTATACACCGGCTGGAGTCCGCCGGTTTTAAACTGCCCCCGGATATTTTCAGCCCTTCCGTTTTCTAG
- a CDS encoding response regulator gives MSEIKVLVVDDIANTREDIKRLLYFEDDITVIGEASDGEEAIAMAAGLKPDVVLMDINMPKMDGIQATESIANNCPECSVIIISIQGEQEYLRRAMAAGAREYLVKPFSSHELADVIRRVYESNKKRLSFLGLSSQASPRLKAAKGKIITLFCSKGGVGKTVLASNLAVALAQNTKKKVVLVDLDLPGGDISVMLNITVRGTLAELAQETDNLDISLVESYLLPHLSGTKILPAPLSPEQAELITLQRVEELLPILQENFDYIVIDTSPLYNDINLAALDAASQILLLLSQDLPCVKHVKTSLDILTTLGYSDKLKLIINGAGMEGGIKISELEKSFNRTAYAVIPHDEKVVRHSVNKGLPAVMVQPNSKLAEAVINLAHSLAGSPQANSEKQSPAETKRSIIGRLFSF, from the coding sequence ATGTCAGAAATAAAAGTGCTGGTGGTTGATGATATTGCCAACACCCGTGAAGATATTAAACGGCTGCTTTACTTTGAAGATGATATTACCGTCATCGGCGAAGCATCGGACGGTGAAGAAGCTATTGCTATGGCAGCCGGCCTGAAGCCTGATGTTGTGTTAATGGATATCAACATGCCAAAAATGGACGGCATTCAAGCCACCGAAAGCATTGCTAACAATTGTCCGGAATGTTCGGTTATTATCATTTCAATTCAAGGGGAGCAGGAATACCTGCGCCGTGCCATGGCAGCAGGAGCCCGGGAATACCTGGTGAAGCCTTTTAGCAGCCATGAACTGGCAGATGTCATCCGCCGGGTATACGAATCCAATAAGAAACGTTTAAGTTTTTTAGGGCTGTCAAGCCAAGCCAGTCCAAGGCTTAAAGCTGCCAAAGGAAAAATTATAACCTTGTTTTGTTCCAAAGGAGGCGTCGGTAAAACCGTACTGGCCTCAAATCTGGCTGTTGCCCTGGCTCAAAACACCAAAAAGAAAGTCGTGTTGGTGGATTTAGACCTGCCGGGCGGGGATATCAGCGTCATGTTGAACATCACCGTCAGGGGTACTCTGGCTGAATTGGCTCAGGAAACAGATAATTTGGATATAAGTTTAGTAGAAAGCTACCTGCTGCCCCATTTGTCCGGAACAAAAATATTGCCGGCCCCCCTCAGCCCGGAGCAGGCTGAATTAATTACCTTACAGCGGGTAGAAGAATTGCTGCCCATTTTACAGGAAAACTTTGATTATATTGTCATTGATACATCACCCTTGTATAACGACATTAACCTGGCCGCCTTGGATGCAGCCAGCCAAATATTGTTACTGCTTAGCCAGGATCTGCCTTGCGTTAAACATGTTAAAACCTCCCTGGATATTTTAACCACCTTGGGTTACAGCGATAAATTAAAACTGATTATTAACGGTGCAGGTATGGAAGGCGGCATTAAAATATCTGAATTGGAAAAATCATTTAATCGGACCGCTTATGCCGTCATTCCGCATGATGAAAAGGTTGTCCGTCATTCTGTCAATAAAGGACTGCCGGCCGTCATGGTACAGCCAAACAGCAAGTTAGCGGAAGCTGTAATAAATCTGGCCCACAGTCTGGCCGGTTCTCCCCAGGCCAACAGTGAAAAACAATCCCCCGCTGAAACCAAACGATCTATTATCGGACGCTTATTCAGCTTCTAG
- the cpaB gene encoding Flp pilus assembly protein CpaB, with protein MRNKLVFLLAIIFGLAAAFGVYQYLDSLKKSYRSSGNFKQVVVPRQTIGPKTMITEQMLRVKDIPVELIQPGTAMDINEVAGKIARTELYPEEPILLSRLHKDNDPSGGLSLSIPEGQRALTVAVDDVSGVAGLLRPGDHVDVLVTFDYEPEKNTLTSLLLQNISVLAVGQSMDSVQKGDKKVNAQTVTLAVKPEQAPPLTLAAESGKIRLMLRSPKDAGTLALPSARMQNLVR; from the coding sequence ATGCGTAACAAACTGGTGTTTTTACTCGCCATTATATTTGGGCTGGCAGCTGCCTTTGGCGTTTACCAATATTTAGACAGCTTAAAGAAATCCTATCGATCTTCCGGCAACTTTAAACAGGTGGTGGTTCCCCGTCAAACCATCGGTCCTAAAACCATGATTACCGAACAAATGCTGCGGGTTAAAGATATCCCGGTTGAGTTAATTCAGCCCGGCACTGCCATGGACATTAATGAAGTGGCAGGAAAGATTGCCCGCACGGAACTTTACCCCGAAGAACCCATTTTATTAAGCCGCCTGCATAAAGATAATGATCCTTCCGGCGGCCTTTCCCTCTCCATTCCTGAAGGCCAGCGGGCGTTAACTGTGGCGGTGGATGATGTCAGCGGCGTGGCCGGTTTATTGCGTCCCGGCGACCATGTCGATGTTCTGGTTACTTTTGATTACGAACCGGAAAAAAACACCCTCACCTCCCTGCTGCTGCAAAACATTTCCGTTTTGGCGGTAGGTCAATCCATGGACAGTGTGCAAAAGGGGGATAAAAAAGTCAACGCCCAGACAGTTACTCTGGCTGTAAAACCAGAACAGGCGCCGCCCCTGACCTTAGCTGCAGAAAGCGGCAAAATCCGGTTAATGCTGCGGTCACCCAAAGATGCCGGCACCCTTGCCCTGCCCTCCGCCCGTATGCAAAACCTGGTTCGTTAA
- a CDS encoding pilus assembly protein TadG-related protein has product MKIKLLAQKLLKDEQGLAVVLVSLAMTVLIGALALVTDFGLVAFNKSKLANAADAAALAGVQELPENPALASQIAQSYAQANGLQVNQVEVKLVPDLDSSQYVGVQVIASKTVEYVLGKIWGFSSLQLQSQATAQVMPITSVYGAAPLFIPDTQPLVFGQPYTLRSKDADFGPGNFGALDFPNSAGAKDFSYYLANGYEGIIKVSYEIDTLTGVKKQKTIEGISQRIAKCTHNCTHEHFQPDCPRLLKLPVVHYDQLNGHKPVTVVGFAAFLVDDVRDAGSIEITGRFVKTLAEGEGSLNQVDYGLRTAKLVQ; this is encoded by the coding sequence GTGAAAATAAAATTACTGGCACAAAAATTATTAAAAGATGAGCAAGGCTTGGCAGTTGTGCTGGTATCCCTGGCCATGACCGTGCTGATAGGAGCCCTGGCCCTGGTAACCGATTTTGGCCTGGTGGCTTTCAACAAAAGTAAATTGGCCAATGCAGCAGACGCTGCCGCTTTAGCCGGCGTGCAAGAGTTACCTGAAAATCCGGCGCTGGCTTCCCAGATTGCGCAATCTTATGCCCAGGCCAACGGCCTGCAGGTGAATCAGGTGGAAGTAAAACTGGTACCTGATCTGGACAGCTCACAGTATGTAGGAGTTCAAGTAATTGCCAGCAAAACTGTTGAATATGTGCTGGGGAAAATTTGGGGCTTTTCTTCGCTACAACTGCAGTCCCAGGCTACCGCCCAAGTAATGCCTATTACCTCGGTTTACGGCGCAGCCCCCCTTTTTATACCGGATACCCAACCGCTGGTATTTGGCCAGCCGTACACCCTCCGTTCAAAGGATGCAGATTTTGGTCCCGGCAACTTTGGCGCACTGGATTTTCCCAACAGTGCCGGCGCCAAAGATTTTTCCTATTATTTGGCCAACGGCTATGAAGGCATCATTAAAGTTAGTTATGAAATTGACACCTTAACCGGGGTTAAAAAACAAAAAACCATTGAGGGCATCTCCCAACGGATAGCTAAATGCACCCACAACTGCACCCACGAGCATTTTCAACCGGACTGTCCCCGGTTATTAAAGCTGCCGGTGGTGCACTATGACCAATTAAACGGGCATAAGCCGGTTACCGTGGTAGGGTTTGCAGCTTTTTTAGTGGATGATGTGAGGGACGCCGGTTCCATAGAAATCACCGGCCGGTTTGTTAAAACCTTGGCCGAAGGTGAAGGAAGCCTCAATCAGGTGGATTACGGGCTACGGACAGCTAAATTGGTGCAATAA
- a CDS encoding TadE/TadG family type IV pilus assembly protein has protein sequence MELLQSFYKLRKNQQGQTLVELALILPILVLLLMCTIEFGRIFFTYLTVTHAAREAARATVIHTGQDDAFIKQKVESTASWLEPDKLIIEVTPASPANRTTGVPLTVSVKYPVDLYTPLLSDIMPNPFIVQAQITMRIE, from the coding sequence ATGGAGTTGTTGCAAAGTTTTTATAAACTAAGAAAAAACCAACAGGGTCAAACACTGGTGGAGCTGGCCCTGATCCTGCCGATCCTGGTACTTCTCTTAATGTGTACCATCGAATTCGGTCGTATCTTCTTCACTTACTTAACAGTCACCCACGCTGCCCGGGAAGCTGCCCGGGCCACCGTTATACACACAGGACAAGATGATGCATTTATCAAACAAAAAGTTGAGTCAACAGCTTCCTGGTTGGAACCTGACAAATTAATTATTGAGGTTACTCCCGCCTCGCCGGCCAACCGAACCACCGGCGTCCCTTTAACTGTTTCAGTAAAATATCCGGTTGACTTATATACCCCGCTTCTGAGCGATATCATGCCCAACCCTTTTATTGTGCAGGCCCAGATAACCATGCGTATTGAATGA
- a CDS encoding A24 family peptidase, which produces MANMLPDMAIVVVILISVYTDLRYRKIYNALLLPAFLLALLYHGSSGGLSGLLTSLQGTLLGLVLLFIPFVLGGMGAGDVKLLAVIGAWQGPQFVWFCFLCTALVGGLIAIVQLAKSGRLLTTFKMIILTFIPGMPKVNTFGTLATAKAGDAFPYGMAIAAGTLATYILR; this is translated from the coding sequence ATGGCAAACATGCTGCCGGACATGGCTATAGTTGTGGTAATTTTAATCTCTGTCTATACCGACCTGAGGTACAGAAAAATATATAATGCGCTCCTCCTGCCGGCCTTTCTTTTGGCCCTGCTATATCATGGAAGCAGCGGCGGCCTGAGCGGCCTGTTAACCAGTCTGCAGGGTACCTTGCTGGGGTTGGTTTTGCTGTTTATTCCTTTTGTTTTAGGAGGCATGGGAGCCGGTGATGTAAAACTCCTGGCGGTTATCGGCGCTTGGCAGGGCCCGCAATTTGTCTGGTTCTGTTTTTTATGTACGGCCCTGGTGGGTGGCCTGATTGCCATCGTCCAGCTGGCCAAATCCGGCCGGTTGCTGACAACTTTCAAAATGATTATTTTAACTTTTATACCGGGCATGCCGAAAGTAAACACCTTTGGCACCTTGGCTACGGCTAAAGCCGGCGATGCCTTTCCTTATGGTATGGCCATCGCAGCCGGTACACTGGCCACCTATATTTTGAGGTGA
- a CDS encoding Flp family type IVb pilin has translation MKNLFVNLLQDENGQGMAEYGLILALIAVVVIGTLQLLGTNLNTKFTQVKDAVGGAGGGQ, from the coding sequence ATGAAGAATTTATTTGTAAATTTACTGCAGGACGAAAACGGTCAGGGTATGGCAGAATACGGCCTGATTTTAGCCTTGATTGCCGTAGTGGTAATCGGCACTCTTCAATTATTAGGAACTAACCTCAATACCAAGTTTACCCAGGTTAAAGATGCCGTAGGCGGTGCCGGCGGCGGTCAATAA
- a CDS encoding Flp family type IVb pilin — MSAAVKTVNLLTERTTRQLHGEGWWLKLDRFIQLWYEECAQGVAEYGLIIALIVLFILASFQSMVKAIPSGIEPVADKLTSGTNF; from the coding sequence ATGTCAGCAGCGGTAAAAACTGTTAATCTGTTAACAGAAAGGACAACCCGTCAATTACATGGAGAGGGGTGGTGGCTGAAACTGGATCGATTTATCCAATTGTGGTATGAGGAATGTGCCCAGGGGGTGGCTGAATATGGCTTAATCATTGCCCTTATTGTTTTATTTATTCTAGCCTCATTTCAATCAATGGTTAAAGCCATCCCGTCGGGCATCGAACCGGTAGCCGACAAACTAACCTCCGGAACTAATTTCTAA
- a CDS encoding response regulator produces MHQPINLLIADDHALIREGLRKILSIEPGINVVGEVADGQQAVDFCHHNQVDIVLMDINMPVMNGIEACRKIKESKPHIGIIALTIHDQDEYLFELIKYGIAGYVLKDVHPDQLVKTIQGVARGESFIPPAMTARVLAEFSRLSCGDHTEKKHHLLTEREIEVLKQVAKGQSNKAIAKTLFISEKTVKNHLTSIFNKIGVEDRTQAALYAIKEKLVEI; encoded by the coding sequence TTGCATCAGCCGATTAATTTATTGATTGCCGACGACCATGCCCTGATCAGAGAAGGCTTACGTAAAATACTTTCTATTGAGCCCGGTATCAATGTTGTCGGGGAAGTAGCGGACGGGCAGCAGGCGGTGGACTTTTGTCATCACAACCAGGTAGATATTGTATTGATGGATATTAATATGCCGGTCATGAACGGCATCGAGGCCTGTCGAAAAATTAAAGAAAGCAAACCTCATATTGGCATTATTGCCCTCACCATTCATGACCAGGATGAGTATTTATTCGAGTTAATTAAATACGGCATTGCCGGCTATGTATTAAAGGATGTACATCCCGATCAGCTGGTTAAAACCATTCAAGGGGTAGCACGGGGCGAGTCCTTTATTCCCCCTGCCATGACTGCCCGGGTGCTGGCCGAATTCAGCCGCCTCAGTTGCGGCGACCATACCGAAAAAAAACACCATTTGCTCACAGAGCGGGAAATTGAAGTACTCAAGCAGGTGGCTAAAGGACAGAGCAACAAAGCTATTGCCAAAACGCTGTTTATCAGTGAAAAGACCGTAAAAAACCACCTGACCAGCATTTTTAATAAAATTGGTGTGGAAGACCGCACTCAAGCCGCCCTGTACGCCATTAAAGAAAAACTGGTTGAAATTTAA